The Microcebus murinus isolate Inina chromosome 1, M.murinus_Inina_mat1.0, whole genome shotgun sequence genome includes a region encoding these proteins:
- the CCDC14 gene encoding coiled-coil domain-containing protein 14 isoform X4: MYSPIIYQALCEHVQTQMSLMNNLAAKNTSGIPPVPCHSVSLSESQATPHSNYGLCTFTPVWSPQRPPCPPVVHSEVQTDGDNQFASQSKTVSANCAGGLRNSFNTIPGVPCSLPQTDISAIPTFQHLGLANGILPQQGVPKEADLLKCFQTYMSLFQSHGKETHSNGQIHRSPTQSQPAFLSTNEEKCARGQIREATTEGKDLNVRVRDASIVKDVQKAKNVNQTSEKVRTIKYLLGELKALVAEQEDSEIQRLVTEVEAYVSVLPAVNGYTDIQVEIALAMQPLRSENAQLRRQLRILNQRLREQEKTHKASGTVECNIELFSLQSLNMSLQNQLQESLKSQELLQNKNEELLKVIENQKNENKKFSNIFKDKEQTILENKQQFDMEITRINIELEEALVNVKSSQFKLETAEKENQILGITLRQRDAEVTRLRELTRTLQNSMAKLLSDLSVDSARCKPGNNLTKSLLNIHDKQLQQDPASAHTSIMNYLCKLEANHSFTHSQPLSTIKNEEIIEPDRGPQYSNTKGMEEVSIPGIISTLSKQVSDDGSETMTLSEDEHNLDNTIYIPFARNTPKKKSPLSKRISPQPQISVATTQPISNSRLVCEKENKLCAPIVCSSSTIEAEYAPEKLSRTADMKDKQLLKKIKEAIGKIPAATEDPEEQATCHGLSTYHNSSIQVKGNTVPDGSVLNSDLMSDWSISSISTFTSHDEQDFRNGLAALDANIARLQKSLSTGLLEK, from the exons AATAATTTGGCTGCAAAGAACACCAGTGGAATTCCTCCTGTACCTTGCCATTCTGTGTCTCTTTCTG AATCTCAGGCAACTCCACATTCTAATTATGGCTTATGTACCTTCACCCCAGTCTGGTCACCTCAGCGACCACCCTGCCCTCCAGTGGTTCATTCA gaaGTTCAAACAGATGGTGACAACCAGTTTGCATCACAAAGTAAAACAGTTTCTGCGAATTGTGCTGGTGGTCTAAGGAATTCATTTAATACCATTCCTGGAGTTCCATGTAGCCTGCCCCAAACTGACATATCAGCTATTCCAACATTTCAGCACCTAGGCCTGGCTAATGGGATTCTGCCACAGCAAGGAGTTCCTAAGGAAGCAGACCtactaaaatgttttcaaacataCATGTCTCTGTTTCAATCTCATGGAAAAGAAACTCATTCAAATGGTCAGATACACCGAAGCCCCACTCAATCACAGCCAGCCTTCTTGTCcactaatgaagaaaaatgtgcCAGAGGACAAATTAGAGAGGCCACAACTGAAGGAAAGGATTTAAACGTACGTGTGCGAGATGCAAGCATAGTCAAGGATGTACAGAAGGCAAAAAATGTGAACCAGACTTCTGAAAAAGTTAGAACTATAAAGTATTTGTTGGGAGAACTCAAGGCCCTGGTAGCAGAACAAG AAGATTCAGAAATTCAAAGGTTGGTTACAGAAGTAGAGGCATATGTATCTGTGCTTCCAGCAGTAAATGGCTACACAGATATCCAAGTTGAAATAGCACTGGCCATGCAACCATTAAGAAGTGAAAATGCTCAGTTACGAAG gCAATTGAGAATTTTGAACCAGCGACTTAGAGAACAAGAAAAAACTCATAAAGCATCTGGTACTGTGGAATGCAACATTGAAT TATTTTCTCTTCAGTCATTGAACATGTCACTGCAAAATCAATTGCAGGAGTCACTAAAGAGTCAGGAATTactacagaataaaaatgaagagctCTTAAAAGTGATTGAAaatcagaagaatgaaaacaaaaaatttagtaatatatttaaagacaaagaacaaaCTATACTTGAAAATAAACAGCAATTTGACATGGAGATAACAAGAATAAACATTG agtTGGAGGAAGCCTTAGTCAATGTGAAAAGCTCCCAGTTTAAGTTAGAAACTGctgaaaaggaaaatcagatATTGGGAATAACATTACGTCAGCGTGATGCTGAGGTAACCCGACTGAGAGAATTAACAAG AACATTACAGAACAGTATGGCAAAACTTCTCTCAGATCTTAGTGTGGACAGTGCTCGCTGCAAGCCTGGGAATAACCTTACCAAATCACTTCTGAACATTCACGATAAACAACTTCAGCAGGACCCAGCCTCTGCTCACACTTCCATAATGAACTACCTATGTAAGTTAGAAGCAAATCACAGTTTTACACATTCACAGCCACTTTCTAcaattaaaaatgaggaaatcatAGAGCCAGACAGAGGCCCTCAGTATAGTAACACTAAGGGCATGGAGGAAGTGTCCATACCTGGAATCATTTCTACCCTTTCAAAACAGGTTTCTGATGATGGGAGTGAAACGATGACTTTAAGTGAAGATGAGCATAATTTGGATAATACAATTTACATTCCTTTTGCTAGAAATactcctaaaaaaaaatcaccactttCTAAGAGAATATCCCCTCAGCCACAGATAAGTGTAGCTACAACACAGCCAATCAGCAACAGCAGACTTgtctgtgaaaaagaaaataaactgtgtGCACCCATAGTTTGTTCTTCTTCAACAATAGAAGCAGAATATGCACCTGAAAAACTTTCCAGAACAGCTGATATGAAAGACAAACAGCTCctcaagaaaataaaggaggCAATTGGTAAGATCCCTGCTGCCACTGAAGATCCAGAGGAGCAGGCTACATGTCATGGCCTGTCAACTTATCACAACAGCAGCATTCAAGTGAAAGGCAATACTGTCCCTGATGGTAGTGTTTTAAATTCTGACTTGATGTCTGACTGGAGCATCTCTTCTATTTCAACTTTCACTTCTCATGATGAACAAGACTTCAGAAATGGCCTTGCAGCATTGGATGCCAACATAGCTAGACTCCAGAAGTCCTTAAGTACTGGTCTTCTGGAGAaatga